A window from Longimicrobiales bacterium encodes these proteins:
- a CDS encoding selenium-binding protein SBP56-related protein: LRSSRIHILDLKGDPRQPRIVKVIEPEEVMRKTGYSRPHTAHCGPDGIYMNALGAPGGDGPGGIFVLDHETFEVKGPWEKERGPQHLAYDFWWHLGHDTMITSEWGTPNMVQDGVNPELLLGGKYGNALHVWDLKKRSHVKKLELGAEQQMVLELRPAHNPRRAYGFVGVVLSLANLSSSIWTWYLDRETGEWAVRKVIEIPAEPADPASLPPLLQGFGAVPPLVSDINLSLDDRYLYVSCWGTGELRQYDVTDPFNPVLTGSAKIGGIVSRTAHPSDGAKPLNGGPQMVELSRDGRRVYITNSLYSPWDAQFYPDGIRGWMAKLDTAPGGGMSFDERFLLELEEGYRPHQVRLEGGDASSDSFCYA, translated from the coding sequence CTGCGGTCCTCGCGCATCCACATCCTCGACCTCAAGGGTGATCCGCGGCAGCCGCGGATCGTCAAGGTGATCGAGCCGGAAGAAGTGATGCGCAAGACGGGCTACAGCCGGCCGCACACCGCACACTGCGGGCCGGACGGCATCTACATGAATGCGCTTGGCGCCCCTGGCGGCGACGGCCCGGGCGGCATCTTCGTCCTCGACCACGAGACGTTCGAGGTCAAGGGTCCCTGGGAAAAGGAGCGTGGCCCCCAGCACCTCGCCTACGACTTCTGGTGGCACCTCGGCCACGACACGATGATCACCAGCGAGTGGGGCACCCCCAACATGGTCCAGGACGGCGTCAACCCCGAGCTGCTGCTCGGGGGGAAGTACGGCAATGCGCTGCACGTCTGGGACCTGAAGAAGCGCTCGCACGTGAAGAAGCTGGAGCTCGGCGCCGAACAGCAGATGGTGCTCGAGCTGCGACCCGCGCACAACCCGCGACGCGCCTACGGCTTCGTCGGCGTCGTGCTCAGTCTCGCGAACCTGTCGAGCTCCATCTGGACGTGGTACCTCGACCGGGAGACCGGCGAGTGGGCGGTGCGAAAGGTGATCGAGATTCCGGCAGAGCCGGCGGACCCCGCGAGCCTGCCACCACTGCTCCAGGGCTTCGGCGCCGTGCCGCCGCTCGTCAGCGACATCAATCTCTCGCTCGACGACCGCTACCTGTACGTATCGTGCTGGGGAACCGGCGAGCTGCGCCAGTACGATGTGACCGATCCGTTCAACCCGGTGCTCACCGGCTCCGCGAAGATCGGCGGCATCGTCAGCCGTACGGCGCACCCGAGCGACGGCGCAAAGCCCCTGAACGGCGGCCCGCAGATGGTCGAGCTCAGCCGCGACGGCCGGCGCGTCTACATCACGAACTCGCTGTACAGCCCCTGGGACGCGCAGTTCTACCCCGACGGCATCCGCGGCTGGATGGCGAAGCTGGATACCGCGCCCGGTGGTGGGATGTCGTTCGACGAGCGATTCCTGCTGGAGCTCGAGGAGGGGTACCGGCCGCACCAGGTGCGCCTGGAAGGCGGAGACGCATCCTCCGACTCGTTCTGCTACGCCTGA
- a CDS encoding putative quinol monooxygenase codes for MYGLIGKMLAQPGQRDALAEILLESTGDMPGCLSYVIAHDAADADALWITEVWTDRESHQSSLQLPAVQQAIAQARPLIAGFGERFETTPLGGFGLRAPG; via the coding sequence ATGTACGGACTGATCGGCAAGATGCTGGCACAACCCGGGCAGCGCGATGCGCTCGCGGAGATCCTGCTCGAGAGCACGGGCGACATGCCCGGCTGCCTGTCCTACGTGATTGCCCACGACGCGGCGGACGCGGATGCGCTGTGGATCACCGAGGTCTGGACGGACCGCGAGAGTCATCAGAGCTCACTGCAGCTCCCGGCGGTGCAGCAGGCGATCGCGCAAGCGCGTCCCCTGATCGCCGGGTTCGGTGAGCGGTTCGAAACGACGCCGCTCGGTGGATTCGGACTGCGGGCACCGGGGTGA
- a CDS encoding DinB family protein, protein MNEKALFTKFWTDETKSTRKVLARIPEGSDYRPDPKSRTAQEIAWQIVCEEKMIIEALENGTAEWAPPPMPSSMKEILAEYDRGSAAIPQRWESLPQEKWDGELEFFGQRRPASPMAWSFLFDLIHHRGQITTYLRPMGSTVPQVYGPTADEP, encoded by the coding sequence ATGAACGAGAAGGCACTCTTCACGAAGTTCTGGACGGACGAGACGAAGAGCACCCGCAAGGTGCTGGCGCGCATCCCGGAAGGGTCCGACTACAGGCCGGACCCGAAGTCGCGCACGGCGCAGGAGATCGCGTGGCAGATCGTGTGCGAGGAGAAGATGATCATCGAGGCGCTCGAGAACGGGACGGCCGAGTGGGCGCCACCGCCCATGCCGTCGTCGATGAAGGAGATCCTGGCCGAGTACGATCGAGGGAGCGCAGCGATCCCGCAGCGCTGGGAGTCACTGCCGCAGGAGAAGTGGGACGGTGAGCTCGAGTTCTTCGGACAGCGGCGGCCGGCGTCGCCCATGGCGTGGAGCTTTCTCTTCGATCTGATCCACCACCGCGGCCAGATCACCACGTACCTGCGACCCATGGGATCGACCGTGCCGCAGGTGTACGGCCCGACGGCGGACGAGCCGTAG
- a CDS encoding MBL fold metallo-hydrolase — MPTSRREFLAASTAAAIAAAIGRPARAFGGWQQVPPPAFTAIRRNVGFFTMRGGTIGYLVNPGGVVAVDSQFPAEATAFLEGVKQQSGGRGVDVLINTHHHGDHTGGNISFRGATKSVVAHEMAAEHMRLPPGGEPPEDQLFPDTTFTDSWSADVGDEHVVARHYGRAHTSGDVVITFERANVAHMGDLMFNRRHPVVDRAAGATLRNWMEVLVRAADDHAADTVYIFGHANAELPVTGSRDDLMVLRDYFDALLTFVDAQVKAGRSRDEILAMRDPLPGFETFGPFGRQHARDPLTCAYEEITEE, encoded by the coding sequence ATGCCGACGAGCCGCCGCGAATTCCTCGCCGCATCCACAGCCGCGGCCATCGCCGCCGCCATCGGTCGCCCCGCGCGGGCGTTCGGCGGGTGGCAGCAGGTGCCGCCACCGGCGTTCACGGCGATCCGCCGCAACGTCGGGTTCTTCACGATGCGCGGCGGCACGATCGGCTACCTGGTGAATCCCGGCGGTGTCGTCGCGGTCGACAGCCAGTTCCCGGCCGAGGCAACCGCATTCCTGGAGGGCGTGAAGCAGCAGTCGGGCGGCCGCGGCGTCGATGTCCTGATCAACACGCATCACCACGGCGACCATACGGGCGGCAACATCTCGTTCCGCGGCGCCACGAAGTCGGTCGTCGCACACGAGATGGCCGCCGAGCACATGCGACTGCCGCCGGGCGGGGAGCCGCCCGAGGACCAGCTCTTTCCGGACACGACGTTCACGGATTCGTGGTCCGCGGACGTCGGCGACGAGCACGTGGTGGCGCGCCACTACGGTCGTGCGCACACGAGCGGCGATGTGGTGATCACGTTCGAGCGTGCCAACGTCGCGCACATGGGCGATCTCATGTTCAACCGCAGGCATCCGGTCGTCGACCGCGCGGCGGGCGCGACGCTCCGCAACTGGATGGAGGTGCTCGTACGCGCTGCGGATGATCACGCAGCAGACACCGTGTACATCTTCGGCCACGCCAACGCGGAGCTGCCGGTCACAGGCAGTCGTGACGATCTGATGGTGCTGCGCGACTACTTCGACGCACTGCTCACGTTCGTCGACGCACAGGTGAAGGCCGGCCGCTCGCGTGACGAGATCCTCGCCATGCGCGATCCGCTGCCCGGGTTCGAAACCTTCGGCCCGTTCGGCCGGCAGCATGCGCGCGACCCGCTGACGTGCGCGTACGAGGAGATCACGGAAGAGTAG
- a CDS encoding DinB family protein: MSITSMEHAVPSALPSILEELDRVEREVGEFFGSLDAQEFVLRIGDAWTPAQHLDHLNIAASAAARAYTVSPWLLQLRFGRARASRSFDDLREAYRARLARGGGATGRYVPQRSDADDEDPIVQRTVLLSRWHRVTERFRTGVRAWRETSLDRARVPHPLLGRITMRELAFFTIFHSRHHIEAAKRRLPRFNPDLQS; the protein is encoded by the coding sequence ATGAGCATCACATCGATGGAGCACGCCGTACCGAGCGCCCTGCCGTCCATACTCGAGGAGCTCGACCGGGTCGAGCGCGAGGTCGGTGAATTCTTCGGCTCACTGGACGCGCAGGAATTCGTGCTGCGCATCGGCGACGCGTGGACGCCGGCGCAGCACCTGGATCATCTCAATATTGCCGCGAGCGCGGCCGCGCGTGCGTACACGGTTTCGCCCTGGCTGCTGCAGCTCCGCTTCGGCCGCGCACGCGCGTCGCGCAGCTTCGACGATCTGCGCGAGGCCTACCGGGCCCGCCTCGCACGCGGGGGTGGAGCGACCGGCCGGTACGTTCCGCAGCGTTCCGATGCGGACGACGAGGATCCGATCGTCCAGCGCACGGTGCTGTTGTCGCGATGGCACCGCGTCACCGAGCGCTTTCGCACGGGTGTCCGCGCCTGGCGCGAGACGAGCCTGGACCGCGCGCGCGTGCCGCACCCCCTGCTCGGCCGGATCACCATGCGCGAGCTCGCGTTCTTCACGATCTTCCACAGCCGTCATCACATCGAGGCCGCGAAGCGCCGGCTGCCGCGATTCAACCCGGACCTGCAGAGCTGA